In Deltaproteobacteria bacterium, a single window of DNA contains:
- a CDS encoding 2-hydroxyacyl-CoA dehydratase, with amino-acid sequence MPGTKYRPGTKVGLTTTIPVEIILAAGLVPVDLNNLFITSDQAYRWVAQAEEAGFPRTVCAWIKGIYATLLDHPEIPVVVAVTQGDCSNTHALMELLQNQGRDLVTFEFPFSRDRRLLAQQIEQLMARFGVEWPQVRQFQATLTPVRQDLHTLDRLTWQEGVVSGRENFQFLIASSDFNSDVAGFAEQLTTFLEEARRRPRRSALVRLGLIGIPPIFNDLFEYLSSLGAEVVFNEIPRQFSMPFAEGDLVEQYLAYTYPYDVFARINDIAEAIKVRQLDGLIHYTQNFCFRQTQDLLLRQRLAVPMLTIEGDRPTALDHRTRMRLEGFVDVLRR; translated from the coding sequence ATGCCTGGGACAAAATACCGCCCCGGTACCAAAGTCGGCCTGACCACCACCATTCCGGTGGAGATCATCTTAGCCGCGGGGTTGGTGCCGGTCGATCTTAATAACCTGTTCATCACTTCGGATCAGGCCTACCGTTGGGTGGCCCAGGCCGAAGAGGCTGGATTTCCTCGCACCGTCTGTGCCTGGATCAAGGGCATTTATGCCACCTTATTGGACCACCCTGAAATTCCTGTAGTGGTCGCCGTGACGCAGGGGGATTGCTCCAATACCCACGCCCTGATGGAGCTATTGCAGAATCAGGGCCGCGACCTAGTCACTTTTGAATTCCCCTTTTCCCGGGACCGGCGGTTGCTGGCCCAGCAGATCGAGCAGTTAATGGCCCGCTTCGGGGTCGAGTGGCCGCAGGTCCGGCAGTTCCAGGCTACGTTAACCCCGGTGCGCCAGGATTTGCATACCCTAGATCGACTTACCTGGCAGGAGGGCGTGGTCAGCGGCCGGGAGAATTTTCAATTCTTGATTGCCAGTTCGGATTTTAACTCGGATGTTGCCGGATTTGCCGAGCAATTGACTACCTTCCTGGAGGAGGCCCGCCGTCGGCCGCGGCGATCGGCTCTGGTCCGGTTGGGGTTAATCGGCATTCCACCGATCTTTAATGATCTTTTTGAGTATCTCTCAAGTCTGGGGGCCGAAGTGGTGTTTAACGAAATCCCCCGGCAGTTCAGCATGCCGTTTGCCGAGGGGGATCTGGTTGAACAATACTTGGCTTATACTTATCCATATGATGTGTTTGCCCGTATAAATGATATTGCCGAGGCCATTAAAGTGCGGCAACTGGATGGCCTGATCCACTACACCCAGAATTTCTGTTTCCGGCAGACCCAGGACCTGTTGCTCCGCCAGCGTCTGGCGGTGCCGATGCTGACCATTGAAGGCGACCGGCCCACCGCCCTGGACCACCGCACCCGCATGCGCTTGGAGGGCTTTGTTGATGTCCTGCGCCGCTGA
- a CDS encoding 2-hydroxyglutaryl-CoA dehydratase, translating to MSCAAEILTRAPLVGLDFGSRFVKLACTTDMVTFVKRKLDTLTFYRDYFRRTPEQVEIDWPRLGLEPPACLVATGYGKHLLQAYLPTITEIRAHFLGARKQTGRNDFILLEIGGQDTKVLYVKEGRVFDFLSNDRCAAGTGRYLENMARFLKMSWQEFTSYSQEPVTISNTCAIFGETELIGHLLDGVPLPRIAAGVNDSVARRALAMLRRYPCRTLVFVGGVARNHAVVNCLRQRGDYQVIIPPDPQFNGALGCCLEARKSMERVGETKNFSYLAK from the coding sequence ATGTCCTGCGCCGCTGAGATATTAACACGCGCCCCGCTGGTGGGTCTGGATTTTGGCAGCCGCTTTGTCAAGCTGGCCTGTACCACTGATATGGTAACCTTTGTCAAGCGTAAGTTGGATACCCTTACCTTTTATCGGGATTATTTTCGCCGGACCCCGGAGCAGGTGGAAATAGACTGGCCGCGTCTGGGGCTGGAGCCTCCGGCCTGCCTGGTAGCCACCGGTTATGGCAAGCATCTATTGCAGGCTTATCTCCCCACCATTACTGAAATCCGGGCCCATTTTCTGGGGGCTAGGAAGCAGACCGGTCGCAATGATTTTATTTTACTGGAAATCGGCGGCCAAGACACCAAAGTGCTCTATGTTAAGGAAGGGCGGGTCTTTGATTTTCTCAGTAATGACCGCTGTGCCGCCGGCACCGGCCGTTATCTGGAAAATATGGCCCGCTTTCTAAAAATGTCGTGGCAGGAATTCACCTCTTACAGCCAGGAACCGGTAACCATCTCCAATACCTGTGCCATTTTTGGCGAGACCGAGTTGATCGGCCATCTGCTGGATGGGGTGCCGCTGCCCCGCATCGCCGCCGGAGTCAACGATTCAGTGGCCCGGCGGGCCCTGGCCATGCTCCGCCGCTATCCCTGTCGCACTCTGGTTTTTGTCGGCGGGGTAGCCCGCAACCATGCGGTGGTCAACTGCCTGCGCCAGCGGGGCGACTATCAGGTGATCATTCCGCCGGATCCCCAGTTTAACGGCGCCCTGGGCTGTTGCCTGGAGGCCCGCAAAAGTATGGAGCGCGTCGGCGAGACCAAAAACTTTAGTTACCTAGCCAAATAA
- a CDS encoding cation:proton antiporter codes for MEIQILNDLIVVLALSIAVLFVCTQIGVPVIIGFVLTGILSGPHVLGLVKAVSEVEILAEIGVILLLFAIGVEFSFANLLQIRKSVLLAGPLQVAATALAGLALALQMGKSLGEAIFIGFLLSLSSTAIVLKIFQERAEIDSPHGRTSLGMLIFQDIIIVPMMLLTPLLAGQTQHLSADLLTLGVKSLVIILLVIVSAKFIVPQVLYQIARTRSRELFLLVIVVICFAVAWLTANAGLSLALGAFLAGLIISETEYSHQALGNILPFRDVFSSFFFISIGMLLDVGFLLQHPGLIALLTIGALTLKSLVSALTAIVLRFPLRTAILIGLALSQVGEFSFILSKVGIQQGIFSSDTYQLFLDVAILTMVTTPVIMAFAPRIAELLLRLPWPPRLRSGSYFVKKVGEPEKRDHLIIIGFGINGRNLARAANVGGVPYVIIEMNPETVKTERARGEPIYFGDATQEEILRLANIKEARIVVVAINDPAATRRITTIARQLNANVHIIVRTRYIQEVQPLYELGANEVVPEEFETSLEIFVLVLKKYLVPREQIEKLITEVRANGYKVLRGFTDDLAAFVNLKHYLHDYEINTVSLEERSPLAGKSLAQVELRKKYGITVLAVRRDGQMLANPEPDMELEGNDLLIILGSPRDIAHYNYLFKNPDGKVEN; via the coding sequence ATGGAAATTCAAATATTAAATGATCTGATCGTCGTTCTTGCCCTGTCCATTGCGGTGCTGTTCGTCTGCACTCAGATCGGGGTGCCGGTAATTATCGGCTTTGTCCTCACCGGCATCTTGTCCGGACCGCACGTTTTAGGGTTGGTCAAAGCAGTATCCGAAGTAGAAATTCTAGCCGAGATCGGGGTGATTTTATTACTGTTCGCTATTGGCGTGGAGTTTTCCTTTGCCAATCTGCTGCAAATCCGCAAATCGGTGCTGCTGGCCGGTCCCTTGCAGGTGGCGGCTACTGCCCTGGCCGGTCTGGCCCTAGCCCTGCAGATGGGCAAGTCCCTGGGCGAAGCCATTTTTATCGGCTTTTTATTATCCCTGAGCAGCACCGCCATTGTCCTCAAGATCTTCCAGGAACGGGCCGAAATCGATAGTCCGCACGGCCGCACCAGTCTGGGCATGTTGATTTTCCAGGACATCATCATCGTGCCGATGATGTTGTTAACCCCATTACTGGCCGGACAGACACAACATTTGAGTGCCGATCTGCTGACGCTGGGAGTGAAAAGCTTAGTCATCATCCTGTTGGTGATCGTCAGCGCCAAATTTATTGTTCCGCAAGTATTATACCAGATTGCCCGGACCCGCAGTCGGGAGCTTTTCCTCTTGGTGATAGTAGTGATTTGCTTTGCGGTAGCCTGGTTAACCGCCAACGCCGGCCTTTCTCTGGCCTTAGGGGCTTTTTTGGCCGGACTGATCATCTCCGAAACCGAATACAGCCATCAGGCCCTGGGCAATATTCTGCCGTTCCGCGACGTTTTTTCCAGTTTCTTTTTTATCTCCATTGGCATGCTCCTGGACGTTGGTTTTCTCCTCCAGCACCCAGGGCTGATCGCTTTGCTCACCATAGGGGCTTTAACCTTAAAATCGCTGGTTTCGGCCTTAACCGCCATTGTCCTGAGATTTCCCCTGCGGACCGCCATCTTAATCGGTCTGGCGCTTAGTCAGGTGGGAGAATTTTCTTTTATCTTATCCAAGGTCGGCATCCAGCAAGGTATTTTTTCCAGCGACACTTATCAACTTTTCCTGGATGTGGCCATCCTTACCATGGTGACCACCCCGGTCATTATGGCTTTCGCGCCACGGATTGCCGAATTACTCTTGCGGCTGCCCTGGCCCCCCAGGTTAAGGTCCGGTTCTTATTTTGTAAAAAAGGTCGGGGAGCCGGAAAAGAGAGACCATCTGATTATTATCGGTTTCGGCATCAATGGCCGAAATCTGGCCCGCGCCGCCAATGTGGGCGGGGTGCCCTATGTGATTATTGAAATGAACCCGGAAACCGTCAAAACTGAAAGAGCCCGGGGCGAACCGATCTATTTCGGCGATGCCACCCAGGAAGAAATACTCCGGTTGGCCAATATTAAAGAGGCCCGAATCGTAGTAGTGGCGATCAACGACCCGGCCGCCACCCGGCGCATCACCACAATCGCCCGCCAGCTCAATGCCAACGTGCATATCATCGTCCGGACCCGCTATATCCAAGAAGTCCAGCCGTTATATGAGCTAGGGGCCAATGAAGTGGTCCCCGAAGAATTTGAAACATCATTAGAAATCTTCGTGCTGGTGTTGAAGAAATATCTGGTGCCGCGCGAACAGATTGAAAAACTCATCACCGAGGTGCGGGCTAATGGTTATAAAGTCTTGCGCGGCTTTACCGATGACCTGGCCGCTTTTGTCAATCTAAAACATTATCTGCATGATTATGAAATTAATACCGTCAGCCTGGAGGAGAGGTCACCTTTGGCGGGAAAATCGTTGGCGCAGGTGGAATTGCGCAAGAAATATGGCATTACTGTGCTGGCGGTGCGACGCGATGGCCAGATGCTGGCCAATCCCGAGCCGGACATGGAGCTGGAGGGCAATGATCTGTTGATCATCTTGGGCTCCCCGCGTGATATTGCCCACTATAATTATTTATTTAAAAATCCGGACGGAAAAGTGGAAAATTAA